In Oryza sativa Japonica Group chromosome 2, ASM3414082v1, the following are encoded in one genomic region:
- the LOC4330348 gene encoding PH, RCC1 and FYVE domains-containing protein 1 isoform X2, with protein MAGSFEGRSPAARGVEQALVALKKGAHLLKCGKRGKPKLCPFRLSSDEKMLMWYSKDREKRLNLSSVSSVVLGHKTTKLLRLHWPEKESHSLSVFYKNGECSLDLICKDRDQAECWYIGLTTLLSVPCSPVLLIDSTSSRRINSCTNSPPSYIQQRSRLFAVHDTRKFKQVHSIYGSPRLMQKNVLQSNLDFSEPFFSPRQRTWSDLDYYMEKVTPDVVNRVKHSCRDIKVADKLNEQIITQLPKQKSSEGLHVAYGATSLKDIFVWGEVPGNVLDHGDVSKANVSLPRLLNTTHIIDVQSVACGEKHAAIVTKQGEVFSWGVDNGGRLGHKVSVSVSDPKIIESLASTRVKAIAFGAKHTCAVSISGELYEWGEGTHCLGLWGDQYQRSQWFPHKLFGPLDGISILKIACGHWHTAIISSAGQLFAYGDGTFGVLGHGDTLTVARPKQVESLKGVRAKAIACGPWHTAAIVERMGTVKSNAPSGKLFTWGDADRGKLGHADKKMKLVPTCVEPLNDFDFAQVSCAKAQTIVLTITGVVFTIGSKEHGRLGNPLSEDTSICLIEGPLKTEFVREISSGSSHIAVLTMNGKVFTWGKGTEGQLGLGDYVDRSYPTLVEALEDKQVHSIACGFNFTMAICLHRPLSSKDQSVCSNCQLTFGFTRKKHNCYNCGSMFCNSCSNNKVSRAALAPDRSKRYRVCDACFSQMQKVEEHRKLDPQQKIQKDEVCPIEIRSYTPKLARIFKEANAIMEKMASAQSPHQRSQNLAVPDHVRTLRWGLVECPSQFRCVRESIPYCSTLNKQTVSGSIVRVMNETMAPKPASSLLKSANDSKAELDLMENILLEEVKQLQEQVTTLAKQCRQRSLKVQLYKRKVEETWLIAKDEAAKCKAAKDIIKVLIDQHDFLSKNLLAGEKLDNSRIMPSHIASAKSLKAELPDPPDKNVFTSEFQQSKSNRDHHNSRQVDRECTQPSIASMANYSVTHQNCRRTSNGSTRCTEGTDATTAPTDSNGVIEQIERGVYATVVTSPGGKKCIKRIRFSRKHFGEDQAQKWWEANESMIFGKYSSMEQTVG; from the exons GATGAGAAAATGCTCATGTGGTATTCCAAAGACAGGGAAAAGCGTTTGAACTTGAGCTCTGTCTCAAGTGTAGTTCTTGGACATAAGACA ACAAAACTTTTACGTCTGCATTGGCCAGAAAAGGAATCCCACTCATTGTCAGTCTTCTACAAGAATGGTGAATGTTCACTTGACTTG ATTTGCAAAGATAGGGATCAAGCTGAATGTTGGTATATAGGCCTAACAACCTTACTATCAGTTCCATGCAGTCCAGTACTTTTGATTGACTCAACAAGTAGCCGTCGGATAAACAGCTGTACAAATAGCCCTCCTAGCTATATTCAGCAAAGGAGTAGGCTATTTGCTGTGCATGACACAAGAAAGTTTAAACAG GTACACTCAATATATGGCAGTCCTAGGCTGATGCAGAAAAATGTTTTGCAAAGCAATCTGGATTTCTCAGAACCATTCTTCTCTCCAAGGCAGAGGACATGGTCAGACCTAGACTACTACATGGAAAAGGTCACTCCCGATGTGGTTAATAGGGTAAAACACAGTTGCAGGGATATAAAAGTTGCTGACAAACTTAACGAGCAAATAATTACCCAACTGCCTAAACAAAAATCATCTGAGGGGTTACATGTTGCATATGGAGCAACTTCTCTGAAGGACATCTTTGTCTGGGGAGAAGTTCCTGGCAATGTTTTAGATCATGGAGATGTATCAAAAGCCAATGTTTCACTTCCAAGGTTATTAAACACGACACATATTATTGATGTGCAGAGCGTTGCTTGTGGAGAGAAACACGCAGCGATAGTTACTAAGCAGGGAGAGGTCTTCTCCTGGGGTGTGGATAATGGTGGGAGATTGGGGCACAAAGTGAGTGTCAGTGTATCAGATCCTAAAATTATCGAGTCTCTTGCCTCTACACGAGTGAAGGCTATTGCATTTGGAGCAAAGCACACCTGTGCAGTTTCAATTTCAGGAGAACTTTATGAATGGGGTGAAGGGACTCACTGCTTGGGTTTGTGGGGTGATCAGTATCAAAGAAGCCAATGGTTCCCACATAAATTGTTTGGTCCTTTGGATGGCATCTCAATCTTGAAGATTGCATGTGGTCATTGGCACACGGCTATCATATCCTCTGCTGGCCAGCTCTTCGCATATGGAGATGGAACCTTTGGTGTTCTTGGACATGGTGACACGCTGACCGTTGCTCGGCCCAAACAAGTGGAGTCCCTGAAAGGGGTACGAGCCAAGGCCATTGCGTGTGGACCATGGCACACAGCTGCTATTGTAGAAAGAATGGGCACTGTCAAGAGCAATGCTCCTAGTGGGAAGCTGTTCACATGGGGTGATGCGGATAGAGGGAAGCTGGGTCATGCTGACAAAAAGATGAAACTTGTACCAACTTGTGTTGAGCCACTCAATGATTTTGATTTTGCTCAGGTATCCTGTGCAAAAGCACAAACCATTGTGCTTACAATAACCGGTGTTGTTTTTACCATTGGAAGCAAGGAACACGGACGATTAGGGAACCCTCTGTCTGAGGACACATCTATTTGTTTAATTGAGGGGCCACTTAAGACAGAGTTTGTCAGAGAGATATCATCAGGCTCTTCACATATAGCAGTTTTGACAATGAATGGAAAGGTGTTTACATGGGGCAAAGGAACAGAAGGGCAACTTGGTTTAGGTGACTATGTTGACAGGAGCTACCCGACTCTGGTCGAGGCCTTGGAAGACAAGCAGGTGCATAGTATAGCTTGTGGTTTCAACTTCACTATGGCAATTTGTTTACATAGGCCACTCTCAAGCAAGGACCAATCTGTGTGCAGCAACTGCCAGCTAACATTTGGCTTTACGAGGAAGAAGCACAACTGTTACAACTGTGGTTCCATGTTCTGCAATTCCTGCAGCAATAACAAGGTTTCCAGAGCAGCTCTTGCACCAGATAGGAGCAAAAGGTACCGTGTTTGTGATGCATGTTTCAGTCAAATGCAGAAAGTTGAGGAGCATAGAAAATTAGATCCACAACAGAAGATCCAAAAGGATGAGGTATGTCCAATAGAAATAAGATCATATACGCCAAAATTGGCGCGCATATTCAAGGAAGCAAATGCAATTATGGAGAAAATGGCATCAGCACAAAGCCCCCATCAGAGAAGTCAGAATTTGGCTGTGCCAGATCATGTGAGGACATTAAGATGGGGCCTAGTAGAGTGCCCCAGTCAATTCAGATGTGTGAGAGAGAGCATTCCTTATTGTTCAACATTGAATAAACAGACAGTCTCTGGTTCTATTGTACGGGTAATGAATGAGACAATGGCACCTAAACCTGCCAGCTCTTTGCTCAAATCTGCTAATGATTCAAAAGCGGAATTAGACTTGATGGAAAATATATTATTGGAAGAAGTGAAACAGCTTCAAGAGCAG GTAACTACTCTTGCAAAACAGTGCCGCCAAAGGAGCCTGAAAGTTCAGCTGTACAAACGAAAAGTCGAGGAGACTTGGTTAATTGCCAAGGATGAGGCTGCGAAGTGCAAAGCTGCTAAAGACATAATTAAGGTTTTGATCGATCAG CATGATTTTTTATCAAAGAACCTTTTGGCTGGTGAGAAATTAGACAACTCCAGAATCATGCCTAGCCACATCGCCAGTGCAAAATCACTAAAAGCAGAATTACCAGACCCACCTGACAAAAATGTATTCACCAGCGAATTTCAACAGTCGAAGAGCAACAGAGATCACCACAACAGCAGGCAGGTGGATAGGGAATGCACACAACCTTCAATTGCTTCCATGGCGAATTACTCGGTTACGCATCAGAATTGCAGAAGAACTTCCAACGGCAGCACCAGATGCACCGAGGGAACAGATGCCACCACTGCTCCTACCGATTCCAACGGTGTGATCGAGCAGATCGAGCGCGGGGTTTACGCGACAGTGGTTACATCCCCCGGTGGGAAGAAGTGCATCAAGCGCATCCGGTTCAG TCGGAAGCACTTTGGAGAGGATCAGGCGCAGAAATGGTGGGAAGCCAATGagagcatgatttttggaaaatACAGCAGCATGGAACAAACGGTGGGGTAA
- the LOC4330348 gene encoding PH, RCC1 and FYVE domains-containing protein 1 isoform X1, translating to MAGSFEGRSPAARGVEQALVALKKGAHLLKCGKRGKPKLCPFRLSSDEKMLMWYSKDREKRLNLSSVSSVVLGHKTVCGFHFSSTLLFFVHSTSLRIEHVHFLRILVFYRQNFYVCIGQKRNPTHCQSSTRMICKDRDQAECWYIGLTTLLSVPCSPVLLIDSTSSRRINSCTNSPPSYIQQRSRLFAVHDTRKFKQVHSIYGSPRLMQKNVLQSNLDFSEPFFSPRQRTWSDLDYYMEKVTPDVVNRVKHSCRDIKVADKLNEQIITQLPKQKSSEGLHVAYGATSLKDIFVWGEVPGNVLDHGDVSKANVSLPRLLNTTHIIDVQSVACGEKHAAIVTKQGEVFSWGVDNGGRLGHKVSVSVSDPKIIESLASTRVKAIAFGAKHTCAVSISGELYEWGEGTHCLGLWGDQYQRSQWFPHKLFGPLDGISILKIACGHWHTAIISSAGQLFAYGDGTFGVLGHGDTLTVARPKQVESLKGVRAKAIACGPWHTAAIVERMGTVKSNAPSGKLFTWGDADRGKLGHADKKMKLVPTCVEPLNDFDFAQVSCAKAQTIVLTITGVVFTIGSKEHGRLGNPLSEDTSICLIEGPLKTEFVREISSGSSHIAVLTMNGKVFTWGKGTEGQLGLGDYVDRSYPTLVEALEDKQVHSIACGFNFTMAICLHRPLSSKDQSVCSNCQLTFGFTRKKHNCYNCGSMFCNSCSNNKVSRAALAPDRSKRYRVCDACFSQMQKVEEHRKLDPQQKIQKDEVCPIEIRSYTPKLARIFKEANAIMEKMASAQSPHQRSQNLAVPDHVRTLRWGLVECPSQFRCVRESIPYCSTLNKQTVSGSIVRVMNETMAPKPASSLLKSANDSKAELDLMENILLEEVKQLQEQVTTLAKQCRQRSLKVQLYKRKVEETWLIAKDEAAKCKAAKDIIKVLIDQHDFLSKNLLAGEKLDNSRIMPSHIASAKSLKAELPDPPDKNVFTSEFQQSKSNRDHHNSRQVDRECTQPSIASMANYSVTHQNCRRTSNGSTRCTEGTDATTAPTDSNGVIEQIERGVYATVVTSPGGKKCIKRIRFSRKHFGEDQAQKWWEANESMIFGKYSSMEQTVG from the exons GATGAGAAAATGCTCATGTGGTATTCCAAAGACAGGGAAAAGCGTTTGAACTTGAGCTCTGTCTCAAGTGTAGTTCTTGGACATAAGACAGTATGTGGTTTTCATTTCTCAAGCACATTGCTATTCTTTGTCCATAGTACATCATTAAGGATAGAACACGTTCATTTTCTGAGGATTCTAGTATTTTACAGACAAAACTTTTACGTCTGCATTGGCCAGAAAAGGAATCCCACTCATTGTCAGTCTTCTACAAGAATG ATTTGCAAAGATAGGGATCAAGCTGAATGTTGGTATATAGGCCTAACAACCTTACTATCAGTTCCATGCAGTCCAGTACTTTTGATTGACTCAACAAGTAGCCGTCGGATAAACAGCTGTACAAATAGCCCTCCTAGCTATATTCAGCAAAGGAGTAGGCTATTTGCTGTGCATGACACAAGAAAGTTTAAACAG GTACACTCAATATATGGCAGTCCTAGGCTGATGCAGAAAAATGTTTTGCAAAGCAATCTGGATTTCTCAGAACCATTCTTCTCTCCAAGGCAGAGGACATGGTCAGACCTAGACTACTACATGGAAAAGGTCACTCCCGATGTGGTTAATAGGGTAAAACACAGTTGCAGGGATATAAAAGTTGCTGACAAACTTAACGAGCAAATAATTACCCAACTGCCTAAACAAAAATCATCTGAGGGGTTACATGTTGCATATGGAGCAACTTCTCTGAAGGACATCTTTGTCTGGGGAGAAGTTCCTGGCAATGTTTTAGATCATGGAGATGTATCAAAAGCCAATGTTTCACTTCCAAGGTTATTAAACACGACACATATTATTGATGTGCAGAGCGTTGCTTGTGGAGAGAAACACGCAGCGATAGTTACTAAGCAGGGAGAGGTCTTCTCCTGGGGTGTGGATAATGGTGGGAGATTGGGGCACAAAGTGAGTGTCAGTGTATCAGATCCTAAAATTATCGAGTCTCTTGCCTCTACACGAGTGAAGGCTATTGCATTTGGAGCAAAGCACACCTGTGCAGTTTCAATTTCAGGAGAACTTTATGAATGGGGTGAAGGGACTCACTGCTTGGGTTTGTGGGGTGATCAGTATCAAAGAAGCCAATGGTTCCCACATAAATTGTTTGGTCCTTTGGATGGCATCTCAATCTTGAAGATTGCATGTGGTCATTGGCACACGGCTATCATATCCTCTGCTGGCCAGCTCTTCGCATATGGAGATGGAACCTTTGGTGTTCTTGGACATGGTGACACGCTGACCGTTGCTCGGCCCAAACAAGTGGAGTCCCTGAAAGGGGTACGAGCCAAGGCCATTGCGTGTGGACCATGGCACACAGCTGCTATTGTAGAAAGAATGGGCACTGTCAAGAGCAATGCTCCTAGTGGGAAGCTGTTCACATGGGGTGATGCGGATAGAGGGAAGCTGGGTCATGCTGACAAAAAGATGAAACTTGTACCAACTTGTGTTGAGCCACTCAATGATTTTGATTTTGCTCAGGTATCCTGTGCAAAAGCACAAACCATTGTGCTTACAATAACCGGTGTTGTTTTTACCATTGGAAGCAAGGAACACGGACGATTAGGGAACCCTCTGTCTGAGGACACATCTATTTGTTTAATTGAGGGGCCACTTAAGACAGAGTTTGTCAGAGAGATATCATCAGGCTCTTCACATATAGCAGTTTTGACAATGAATGGAAAGGTGTTTACATGGGGCAAAGGAACAGAAGGGCAACTTGGTTTAGGTGACTATGTTGACAGGAGCTACCCGACTCTGGTCGAGGCCTTGGAAGACAAGCAGGTGCATAGTATAGCTTGTGGTTTCAACTTCACTATGGCAATTTGTTTACATAGGCCACTCTCAAGCAAGGACCAATCTGTGTGCAGCAACTGCCAGCTAACATTTGGCTTTACGAGGAAGAAGCACAACTGTTACAACTGTGGTTCCATGTTCTGCAATTCCTGCAGCAATAACAAGGTTTCCAGAGCAGCTCTTGCACCAGATAGGAGCAAAAGGTACCGTGTTTGTGATGCATGTTTCAGTCAAATGCAGAAAGTTGAGGAGCATAGAAAATTAGATCCACAACAGAAGATCCAAAAGGATGAGGTATGTCCAATAGAAATAAGATCATATACGCCAAAATTGGCGCGCATATTCAAGGAAGCAAATGCAATTATGGAGAAAATGGCATCAGCACAAAGCCCCCATCAGAGAAGTCAGAATTTGGCTGTGCCAGATCATGTGAGGACATTAAGATGGGGCCTAGTAGAGTGCCCCAGTCAATTCAGATGTGTGAGAGAGAGCATTCCTTATTGTTCAACATTGAATAAACAGACAGTCTCTGGTTCTATTGTACGGGTAATGAATGAGACAATGGCACCTAAACCTGCCAGCTCTTTGCTCAAATCTGCTAATGATTCAAAAGCGGAATTAGACTTGATGGAAAATATATTATTGGAAGAAGTGAAACAGCTTCAAGAGCAG GTAACTACTCTTGCAAAACAGTGCCGCCAAAGGAGCCTGAAAGTTCAGCTGTACAAACGAAAAGTCGAGGAGACTTGGTTAATTGCCAAGGATGAGGCTGCGAAGTGCAAAGCTGCTAAAGACATAATTAAGGTTTTGATCGATCAG CATGATTTTTTATCAAAGAACCTTTTGGCTGGTGAGAAATTAGACAACTCCAGAATCATGCCTAGCCACATCGCCAGTGCAAAATCACTAAAAGCAGAATTACCAGACCCACCTGACAAAAATGTATTCACCAGCGAATTTCAACAGTCGAAGAGCAACAGAGATCACCACAACAGCAGGCAGGTGGATAGGGAATGCACACAACCTTCAATTGCTTCCATGGCGAATTACTCGGTTACGCATCAGAATTGCAGAAGAACTTCCAACGGCAGCACCAGATGCACCGAGGGAACAGATGCCACCACTGCTCCTACCGATTCCAACGGTGTGATCGAGCAGATCGAGCGCGGGGTTTACGCGACAGTGGTTACATCCCCCGGTGGGAAGAAGTGCATCAAGCGCATCCGGTTCAG TCGGAAGCACTTTGGAGAGGATCAGGCGCAGAAATGGTGGGAAGCCAATGagagcatgatttttggaaaatACAGCAGCATGGAACAAACGGTGGGGTAA
- the LOC4330348 gene encoding PH, RCC1 and FYVE domains-containing protein 1 isoform X3 yields MICKDRDQAECWYIGLTTLLSVPCSPVLLIDSTSSRRINSCTNSPPSYIQQRSRLFAVHDTRKFKQVHSIYGSPRLMQKNVLQSNLDFSEPFFSPRQRTWSDLDYYMEKVTPDVVNRVKHSCRDIKVADKLNEQIITQLPKQKSSEGLHVAYGATSLKDIFVWGEVPGNVLDHGDVSKANVSLPRLLNTTHIIDVQSVACGEKHAAIVTKQGEVFSWGVDNGGRLGHKVSVSVSDPKIIESLASTRVKAIAFGAKHTCAVSISGELYEWGEGTHCLGLWGDQYQRSQWFPHKLFGPLDGISILKIACGHWHTAIISSAGQLFAYGDGTFGVLGHGDTLTVARPKQVESLKGVRAKAIACGPWHTAAIVERMGTVKSNAPSGKLFTWGDADRGKLGHADKKMKLVPTCVEPLNDFDFAQVSCAKAQTIVLTITGVVFTIGSKEHGRLGNPLSEDTSICLIEGPLKTEFVREISSGSSHIAVLTMNGKVFTWGKGTEGQLGLGDYVDRSYPTLVEALEDKQVHSIACGFNFTMAICLHRPLSSKDQSVCSNCQLTFGFTRKKHNCYNCGSMFCNSCSNNKVSRAALAPDRSKRYRVCDACFSQMQKVEEHRKLDPQQKIQKDEVCPIEIRSYTPKLARIFKEANAIMEKMASAQSPHQRSQNLAVPDHVRTLRWGLVECPSQFRCVRESIPYCSTLNKQTVSGSIVRVMNETMAPKPASSLLKSANDSKAELDLMENILLEEVKQLQEQVTTLAKQCRQRSLKVQLYKRKVEETWLIAKDEAAKCKAAKDIIKVLIDQHDFLSKNLLAGEKLDNSRIMPSHIASAKSLKAELPDPPDKNVFTSEFQQSKSNRDHHNSRQVDRECTQPSIASMANYSVTHQNCRRTSNGSTRCTEGTDATTAPTDSNGVIEQIERGVYATVVTSPGGKKCIKRIRFSRKHFGEDQAQKWWEANESMIFGKYSSMEQTVG; encoded by the exons ATG ATTTGCAAAGATAGGGATCAAGCTGAATGTTGGTATATAGGCCTAACAACCTTACTATCAGTTCCATGCAGTCCAGTACTTTTGATTGACTCAACAAGTAGCCGTCGGATAAACAGCTGTACAAATAGCCCTCCTAGCTATATTCAGCAAAGGAGTAGGCTATTTGCTGTGCATGACACAAGAAAGTTTAAACAG GTACACTCAATATATGGCAGTCCTAGGCTGATGCAGAAAAATGTTTTGCAAAGCAATCTGGATTTCTCAGAACCATTCTTCTCTCCAAGGCAGAGGACATGGTCAGACCTAGACTACTACATGGAAAAGGTCACTCCCGATGTGGTTAATAGGGTAAAACACAGTTGCAGGGATATAAAAGTTGCTGACAAACTTAACGAGCAAATAATTACCCAACTGCCTAAACAAAAATCATCTGAGGGGTTACATGTTGCATATGGAGCAACTTCTCTGAAGGACATCTTTGTCTGGGGAGAAGTTCCTGGCAATGTTTTAGATCATGGAGATGTATCAAAAGCCAATGTTTCACTTCCAAGGTTATTAAACACGACACATATTATTGATGTGCAGAGCGTTGCTTGTGGAGAGAAACACGCAGCGATAGTTACTAAGCAGGGAGAGGTCTTCTCCTGGGGTGTGGATAATGGTGGGAGATTGGGGCACAAAGTGAGTGTCAGTGTATCAGATCCTAAAATTATCGAGTCTCTTGCCTCTACACGAGTGAAGGCTATTGCATTTGGAGCAAAGCACACCTGTGCAGTTTCAATTTCAGGAGAACTTTATGAATGGGGTGAAGGGACTCACTGCTTGGGTTTGTGGGGTGATCAGTATCAAAGAAGCCAATGGTTCCCACATAAATTGTTTGGTCCTTTGGATGGCATCTCAATCTTGAAGATTGCATGTGGTCATTGGCACACGGCTATCATATCCTCTGCTGGCCAGCTCTTCGCATATGGAGATGGAACCTTTGGTGTTCTTGGACATGGTGACACGCTGACCGTTGCTCGGCCCAAACAAGTGGAGTCCCTGAAAGGGGTACGAGCCAAGGCCATTGCGTGTGGACCATGGCACACAGCTGCTATTGTAGAAAGAATGGGCACTGTCAAGAGCAATGCTCCTAGTGGGAAGCTGTTCACATGGGGTGATGCGGATAGAGGGAAGCTGGGTCATGCTGACAAAAAGATGAAACTTGTACCAACTTGTGTTGAGCCACTCAATGATTTTGATTTTGCTCAGGTATCCTGTGCAAAAGCACAAACCATTGTGCTTACAATAACCGGTGTTGTTTTTACCATTGGAAGCAAGGAACACGGACGATTAGGGAACCCTCTGTCTGAGGACACATCTATTTGTTTAATTGAGGGGCCACTTAAGACAGAGTTTGTCAGAGAGATATCATCAGGCTCTTCACATATAGCAGTTTTGACAATGAATGGAAAGGTGTTTACATGGGGCAAAGGAACAGAAGGGCAACTTGGTTTAGGTGACTATGTTGACAGGAGCTACCCGACTCTGGTCGAGGCCTTGGAAGACAAGCAGGTGCATAGTATAGCTTGTGGTTTCAACTTCACTATGGCAATTTGTTTACATAGGCCACTCTCAAGCAAGGACCAATCTGTGTGCAGCAACTGCCAGCTAACATTTGGCTTTACGAGGAAGAAGCACAACTGTTACAACTGTGGTTCCATGTTCTGCAATTCCTGCAGCAATAACAAGGTTTCCAGAGCAGCTCTTGCACCAGATAGGAGCAAAAGGTACCGTGTTTGTGATGCATGTTTCAGTCAAATGCAGAAAGTTGAGGAGCATAGAAAATTAGATCCACAACAGAAGATCCAAAAGGATGAGGTATGTCCAATAGAAATAAGATCATATACGCCAAAATTGGCGCGCATATTCAAGGAAGCAAATGCAATTATGGAGAAAATGGCATCAGCACAAAGCCCCCATCAGAGAAGTCAGAATTTGGCTGTGCCAGATCATGTGAGGACATTAAGATGGGGCCTAGTAGAGTGCCCCAGTCAATTCAGATGTGTGAGAGAGAGCATTCCTTATTGTTCAACATTGAATAAACAGACAGTCTCTGGTTCTATTGTACGGGTAATGAATGAGACAATGGCACCTAAACCTGCCAGCTCTTTGCTCAAATCTGCTAATGATTCAAAAGCGGAATTAGACTTGATGGAAAATATATTATTGGAAGAAGTGAAACAGCTTCAAGAGCAG GTAACTACTCTTGCAAAACAGTGCCGCCAAAGGAGCCTGAAAGTTCAGCTGTACAAACGAAAAGTCGAGGAGACTTGGTTAATTGCCAAGGATGAGGCTGCGAAGTGCAAAGCTGCTAAAGACATAATTAAGGTTTTGATCGATCAG CATGATTTTTTATCAAAGAACCTTTTGGCTGGTGAGAAATTAGACAACTCCAGAATCATGCCTAGCCACATCGCCAGTGCAAAATCACTAAAAGCAGAATTACCAGACCCACCTGACAAAAATGTATTCACCAGCGAATTTCAACAGTCGAAGAGCAACAGAGATCACCACAACAGCAGGCAGGTGGATAGGGAATGCACACAACCTTCAATTGCTTCCATGGCGAATTACTCGGTTACGCATCAGAATTGCAGAAGAACTTCCAACGGCAGCACCAGATGCACCGAGGGAACAGATGCCACCACTGCTCCTACCGATTCCAACGGTGTGATCGAGCAGATCGAGCGCGGGGTTTACGCGACAGTGGTTACATCCCCCGGTGGGAAGAAGTGCATCAAGCGCATCCGGTTCAG TCGGAAGCACTTTGGAGAGGATCAGGCGCAGAAATGGTGGGAAGCCAATGagagcatgatttttggaaaatACAGCAGCATGGAACAAACGGTGGGGTAA